From a region of the Synechococcus sp. RS9916 genome:
- a CDS encoding HNH endonuclease yields the protein MHNRDAVFLDELCPKLRVRRWRQSLHTYTGKSCIYCGKPSESIDHIVPQCRGGLSVTENCVPACLSCNGQKSDADAFDWYRRQRFYDPRRAMAIRAWMDGDLRLAMRLLQWAQPELNTTPPGPAHQRTHDNDGRAGDWSFQAA from the coding sequence ATGCATAACAGGGATGCGGTTTTCCTCGATGAACTCTGTCCCAAACTGCGTGTCCGACGATGGCGTCAATCTCTCCATACTTATACCGGTAAAAGTTGTATTTATTGCGGCAAACCATCGGAATCAATTGATCACATTGTTCCTCAATGTCGCGGCGGTTTAAGCGTCACTGAGAACTGCGTTCCGGCCTGCTTGTCTTGCAACGGCCAGAAGTCCGATGCCGACGCATTCGACTGGTACCGACGCCAACGGTTTTATGACCCCCGCAGAGCAATGGCGATCCGCGCCTGGATGGACGGAGACCTGCGGCTGGCCATGCGCCTCTTGCAGTGGGCTCAGCCCGAACTCAACACCACGCCTCCAGGTCCCGCTCATCAACGAACCCATGACAACGACGGGCGAGCTGGCGACTGGAGCTTTCAGGCAGCCTGA
- a CDS encoding alanine--glyoxylate aminotransferase family protein — protein sequence MQDKLTLMIPGPTPVPETVLKAMGRHPIGHRSGEFQDVVKRTTEQLRWLHQTSSDVLVITGSGTAAMEAGIINTLSRGDKVLCGDNGKFGERWVKVAKAYGLEVEVIKAEWGQPLDPEAFRAALEADTAKSIRAVILTHSETSTGVINDLESISRHVKAHGTALTIADCVTSLGATNVPMDGWGLDVVASGSQKGYMMPPGLSFVAMSSRAWEAYERSDLPKFYLDLGPYRKTAAKNSNPFTPAVNLYFALEAALEMMQAEGLEAIFSRHARHRAAAQAGMKAMGLPLYAAEGYGSPAITAVAPEGIDAEQLRKAVKDRFDILLAGGQDHLKGQVFRIGHLGFVCDRDVLTAVAAIESTLQSLGLHKTSMGAGVAATAAALAS from the coding sequence GTGCAGGACAAGCTCACCCTGATGATCCCCGGGCCGACCCCGGTGCCCGAAACGGTGCTCAAGGCCATGGGCCGTCACCCCATCGGTCACCGCAGTGGTGAGTTTCAGGATGTGGTCAAGCGCACCACCGAGCAACTGCGCTGGCTTCATCAAACCAGCAGCGACGTGCTGGTGATCACCGGCAGCGGCACAGCGGCAATGGAAGCCGGGATCATCAACACCCTTAGCCGCGGCGACAAGGTGCTGTGCGGCGACAACGGCAAGTTTGGTGAGCGCTGGGTGAAAGTGGCCAAGGCCTACGGCCTTGAGGTGGAGGTGATCAAAGCGGAGTGGGGACAACCCCTGGATCCGGAAGCCTTCCGCGCTGCTTTGGAAGCCGACACGGCCAAGTCGATCCGCGCTGTGATCCTGACCCACTCCGAAACCTCCACCGGAGTGATCAACGATCTGGAGAGCATCAGCCGACACGTCAAAGCCCATGGCACAGCACTGACCATTGCCGATTGCGTCACCAGCCTCGGCGCCACCAACGTGCCGATGGATGGCTGGGGCTTGGACGTGGTGGCCTCCGGTTCCCAGAAGGGCTACATGATGCCTCCCGGCCTCAGCTTTGTGGCCATGAGCTCCCGCGCCTGGGAGGCGTATGAACGCTCCGACCTACCCAAGTTCTATCTCGATCTCGGCCCTTACCGGAAAACTGCGGCCAAAAACAGCAACCCCTTCACCCCTGCGGTGAATCTCTATTTCGCCCTTGAGGCTGCCCTCGAAATGATGCAAGCGGAGGGGCTTGAAGCGATCTTCAGCCGCCACGCTCGCCATCGCGCCGCGGCCCAAGCCGGCATGAAAGCCATGGGCCTGCCCCTCTACGCGGCAGAGGGCTACGGAAGCCCGGCGATCACCGCTGTGGCCCCCGAAGGCATTGATGCTGAGCAGCTGCGCAAAGCAGTCAAGGATCGCTTCGACATCCTTCTGGCCGGTGGTCAGGATCACCTCAAAGGCCAGGTGTTCCGCATCGGCCACCTGGGCTTTGTCTGCGACCGGGATGTGCTGACCGCCGTGGCCGCGATTGAATCAACGCTTCAATCCCTGGGATTGCACAAAACCAGCATGGGCGCTGGCGTCGCAGCAACTGCAGCAGCACTCGCCAGCTGA
- a CDS encoding DUF6554 family protein, with amino-acid sequence MARNRTRSLLTLSLAGLCLSSLLPLNARAADPTPNKGAQVYCFMRSNGNNHNVSWEASYALIKRQKSGMFKTSPEHAAVMITEAVVNDPGSYPECGRYLGDLFAPKKSSASSSTQSSTSTSPSYGEQRYSY; translated from the coding sequence ATGGCCAGGAACCGTACCCGCTCTCTGCTCACGCTGTCCCTGGCGGGTCTTTGCCTGAGCAGCCTGCTGCCGTTGAACGCTCGCGCCGCTGATCCCACTCCCAACAAAGGGGCGCAGGTCTACTGCTTCATGCGCAGCAACGGCAATAACCACAATGTGAGCTGGGAAGCGTCTTACGCCCTGATCAAGCGGCAGAAGAGCGGCATGTTCAAAACATCCCCAGAACATGCCGCTGTGATGATCACCGAGGCTGTGGTCAACGACCCCGGCAGCTATCCGGAGTGCGGCCGTTACCTCGGCGATCTGTTCGCACCCAAGAAGAGCAGTGCCAGCAGCAGCACCCAGTCGTCCACGTCAACTTCCCCTTCTTACGGTGAACAGCGCTACAGCTATTAA
- a CDS encoding peptidylprolyl isomerase, producing the protein MAHQRLAALLVALITSFGLLVATPAYAGLPQGNAVKDPAAILRDALPFEQEDLRDLQHRLEGTSDDLRAKRWSALSRAISKTQGLLTTRQNSILASIPASDTTTAEGLLEAVDEGITAMQAEVDAKNKAQFIQVRRETLARVGDLEALVTEATIPPIPSEFDALPRLNGRATVAISTTQGELTAVVDGYNAPLTAGSFIDLSLKGFYDGLPFIRAEDFYILQTGDPEGPEIGYIDPSTKQQRRVPLEIRVPDEDDTLYNQTFEDVGLFQATPVLPFATLGTLGWAHSDQDPGDGSSQFFMFLYEAELTPAGLNLVDGRNAAFGYVVDGFDVLEELGVDDKVVSIKVIDGADRLQAHA; encoded by the coding sequence ATGGCCCATCAGCGTCTTGCTGCCCTGCTGGTCGCCCTGATCACTTCATTTGGCCTGTTGGTGGCCACTCCGGCCTATGCCGGACTGCCCCAGGGCAATGCGGTCAAGGACCCTGCTGCGATCCTCCGCGATGCCCTCCCCTTCGAGCAGGAGGATCTGCGCGACCTCCAGCACCGCCTGGAAGGCACCAGCGACGATTTGCGCGCCAAACGCTGGAGTGCCCTGAGCCGCGCAATCAGCAAGACTCAAGGCCTGCTCACCACCCGCCAGAACAGCATCCTGGCGTCGATCCCCGCCAGCGACACCACCACGGCTGAAGGACTGCTGGAGGCCGTGGACGAGGGCATCACAGCCATGCAAGCGGAAGTGGACGCGAAAAACAAAGCGCAATTCATCCAGGTCAGACGCGAGACCCTCGCCCGGGTTGGCGATCTGGAAGCTCTGGTGACCGAGGCCACCATTCCTCCGATTCCCTCGGAATTCGACGCACTCCCTCGACTCAACGGACGCGCCACCGTCGCCATCTCCACCACCCAGGGTGAACTCACCGCCGTGGTGGACGGCTACAACGCCCCACTGACCGCAGGCAGCTTCATCGACCTCAGCCTCAAAGGCTTCTACGACGGCCTGCCCTTCATCCGCGCCGAGGACTTCTACATCCTCCAGACCGGCGATCCTGAAGGCCCGGAGATCGGTTACATCGACCCCAGCACCAAGCAACAGCGCAGAGTCCCTCTGGAAATCAGGGTCCCCGACGAGGACGACACCCTCTACAACCAGACCTTTGAAGACGTCGGTCTGTTCCAAGCCACACCCGTGCTTCCCTTCGCCACCCTCGGCACGCTGGGCTGGGCCCATTCCGACCAGGACCCCGGAGATGGCTCCTCTCAGTTCTTCATGTTTCTCTACGAGGCTGAACTGACACCGGCCGGCCTCAACCTGGTAGATGGTCGCAATGCTGCCTTCGGCTATGTCGTGGATGGCTTTGATGTGCTGGAGGAACTGGGCGTGGACGACAAAGTGGTGAGCATCAAGGTGATTGATGGCGCCGATCGCCTCCAAGCCCACGCCTGA
- a CDS encoding SDR family oxidoreductase — translation MLNQLVKRCRPLPADATLLVLGAGFSGSRIASLARALGTRVITTNRLTDDSDPETALCFDSQLGRLPSPEQLRGVTHLVSTIAPERDGQDPVLRCLGTQLLDMPLQWVGYLSTTGVYGDRQGQWVSEMDPAAPTQERSKRRLGCEQAWLSTGLPVQILRLPGIYGPGRSPFQAIRRGEIRPIDNPGHVFSRVHVEDIAGACLHLIDRAASGLRPTLVNVCDDLPAEPAQVQQHAAELLGLSLPQSRPYADAVDSMSAMARSFWAEHRRVSNRLLCEELGYQLLHPDFRNGIRDCWEQENLNPQGGPAARAA, via the coding sequence ATGCTGAACCAGCTTGTCAAGCGCTGCCGTCCATTGCCGGCCGATGCCACCCTTTTGGTTCTGGGTGCAGGATTCAGCGGCAGCCGGATCGCCTCCCTGGCCAGAGCTCTGGGAACCCGGGTGATCACCACCAACCGCCTTACTGACGACAGCGATCCGGAGACGGCGTTGTGCTTCGACAGCCAACTGGGCCGGCTCCCCTCCCCCGAACAGCTCCGTGGCGTCACTCACCTGGTGAGCACCATTGCCCCGGAACGCGATGGCCAGGATCCCGTGCTGCGCTGCCTCGGCACCCAACTGCTGGACATGCCGCTGCAATGGGTGGGGTACCTGTCCACCACCGGCGTCTATGGCGACCGCCAGGGGCAGTGGGTCAGCGAAATGGATCCAGCCGCACCCACCCAGGAACGCAGCAAGAGGCGACTGGGCTGCGAGCAGGCCTGGCTGAGCACAGGTTTACCCGTGCAGATACTTCGCCTGCCTGGCATCTATGGGCCGGGCCGCTCACCCTTTCAGGCCATCAGGCGCGGTGAAATCCGCCCGATCGACAACCCCGGCCACGTCTTCTCCCGGGTGCATGTGGAAGACATCGCCGGCGCATGCCTGCACCTGATCGATCGCGCGGCCTCAGGCCTGAGGCCCACGCTGGTGAATGTCTGCGATGACCTGCCGGCTGAACCAGCCCAGGTGCAGCAGCACGCAGCGGAGCTGCTTGGCCTCTCCCTACCGCAAAGCCGGCCCTATGCAGACGCTGTGGACAGCATGAGCGCCATGGCCCGCTCGTTCTGGGCAGAACATCGGCGCGTCAGCAACCGACTGCTGTGTGAGGAGCTGGGGTATCAACTCCTCCATCCAGACTTCCGCAACGGCATCCGCGACTGCTGGGAACAGGAGAATCTCAACCCTCAGGGGGGGCCGGCGGCGCGGGCGGCCTGA
- the efp gene encoding elongation factor P, translating into MISSNDFRTGTSIELDGAVWRVVEFLHVKPGKGSAFVRTKLKAVQSGNVVEKTFRAGEMVPQAILEKTTLQHTYMEGEDYVFMDMSTYEETRLTAKQIGDSRKYLKEGMEVSVVSWNEKPLEVELPNSVVLEITQTDPGVKGDTATGGTKPAILETGAQVMVPLFLSIGEKIKVDTRNDSYLGREN; encoded by the coding sequence ATGATCTCCAGCAACGACTTTCGCACCGGCACCAGCATCGAACTCGACGGTGCCGTTTGGCGTGTTGTCGAGTTCCTGCACGTGAAGCCCGGGAAGGGTTCTGCTTTCGTTCGCACCAAGCTCAAGGCGGTGCAGAGCGGCAACGTGGTGGAGAAGACCTTCCGCGCTGGTGAGATGGTTCCTCAGGCCATTCTCGAGAAGACCACCCTCCAGCACACCTATATGGAAGGTGAGGACTACGTCTTCATGGACATGTCCACCTATGAGGAAACCCGGCTGACTGCGAAGCAGATCGGTGACAGCCGCAAGTACCTCAAAGAGGGAATGGAGGTCAGCGTCGTCTCCTGGAACGAAAAGCCCCTGGAAGTGGAACTGCCTAACTCTGTGGTGCTCGAGATCACCCAGACCGACCCTGGCGTCAAGGGTGATACCGCCACCGGTGGCACCAAGCCCGCCATTCTCGAAACCGGTGCTCAGGTGATGGTTCCTCTCTTTCTCTCTATTGGAGAGAAAATCAAGGTGGATACCCGCAATGATTCCTACCTGGGTCGGGAGAACTGA
- the thiL gene encoding thiamine-phosphate kinase produces MAPIASKPTPESEPMAETLRSLGESELIRRLAQFAPAGQLDDDTADLPASSQRQVINTDLLVEGVHFSDATTSAEDVGWRAAAVNLSDLAASGADSVVGLTVGLVAPGETAWAWVEGVYRGLQAALDRYGGVLLGGDCSSGQQRMLAVTAIGALGPLRLLRSAARPGDWLVTSGPHGLSRLGLALLQNEPCLSGLALDRVLCATATLQHQRPTPKLDALKRLIACKPSALPWRAGGTDSSDGLLQALKVISATSHCQIRLDPTALPQHRAWPNAAPFQEWCLNGGEDFELVLSLPPSWAQAWLQQQPDSLWIGEAVEGPSAVVWSDTQTPVQGNNGFAHFGH; encoded by the coding sequence ATGGCGCCGATCGCCTCCAAGCCCACGCCTGAGAGCGAACCGATGGCTGAAACCCTTCGGTCATTGGGGGAAAGTGAACTGATCCGGCGGCTGGCGCAATTCGCGCCAGCCGGCCAGTTGGACGACGACACCGCCGACCTGCCGGCATCAAGCCAGCGCCAGGTGATCAATACCGACCTGCTCGTGGAAGGGGTTCACTTCAGTGACGCCACCACCTCCGCAGAGGATGTGGGGTGGCGGGCCGCAGCAGTCAACCTGTCCGACCTGGCCGCCAGTGGTGCTGACTCAGTTGTTGGTCTCACGGTGGGGCTAGTGGCACCAGGCGAGACGGCGTGGGCCTGGGTGGAAGGGGTCTATAGAGGCCTCCAAGCGGCACTGGATCGTTACGGGGGCGTGCTCCTTGGTGGTGACTGCTCCAGCGGCCAGCAGCGCATGCTGGCCGTGACCGCCATTGGCGCCCTCGGGCCCCTCCGACTGCTGCGCTCGGCGGCACGACCGGGAGATTGGCTGGTGACCAGCGGCCCCCACGGCCTCAGCCGCCTCGGCCTTGCTCTGCTGCAAAACGAGCCTTGCCTCAGCGGCCTCGCCCTGGACAGGGTTCTATGCGCAACAGCGACCCTGCAGCACCAGCGCCCGACCCCCAAATTGGATGCACTCAAGCGACTAATCGCCTGCAAACCCTCCGCTCTTCCCTGGCGGGCGGGCGGCACGGATAGCAGTGATGGACTACTACAGGCTTTAAAAGTGATCAGCGCAACCAGCCATTGCCAGATCCGGCTGGACCCCACTGCTTTGCCTCAGCACCGTGCTTGGCCCAACGCAGCACCGTTCCAGGAGTGGTGCCTCAACGGGGGTGAAGACTTCGAACTGGTGCTCAGCCTGCCTCCATCCTGGGCTCAAGCTTGGTTGCAGCAGCAACCCGACAGCCTCTGGATCGGCGAAGCCGTTGAAGGGCCTTCGGCTGTGGTGTGGTCCGACACCCAAACCCCCGTGCAGGGGAACAACGGCTTTGCCCACTTCGGCCACTGA
- the accB gene encoding acetyl-CoA carboxylase biotin carboxyl carrier protein, translated as MTMQLDHDQLHRLLEVLSDSDIQEFRLEGDDFRLEVRRNLPAVAVAAAPVAAVAAAPAAPMQVSHEVSAPSTPPPAVPASRSDLVDVTAPMVGTFYRAPAPGEAPFVEVGTRIGVGQTVCILEAMKLMNELESEAAGEVVEILVDNGTPVEFGQVLMRVKPG; from the coding sequence ATGACCATGCAGCTTGATCACGATCAGCTCCACCGCCTTTTGGAGGTCCTCTCCGACAGCGACATCCAGGAATTCCGTCTCGAAGGAGACGACTTCCGTTTGGAAGTCCGTCGCAACCTTCCCGCCGTTGCCGTCGCGGCTGCGCCCGTGGCTGCGGTGGCAGCCGCTCCTGCTGCTCCAATGCAGGTCTCCCATGAGGTTTCCGCACCCAGTACGCCCCCTCCTGCTGTGCCGGCCTCACGCTCCGATCTGGTGGATGTGACGGCTCCCATGGTGGGCACCTTCTACCGGGCTCCCGCCCCCGGCGAAGCGCCTTTCGTTGAAGTGGGAACGCGGATTGGCGTGGGTCAGACCGTCTGCATTCTTGAGGCGATGAAGCTCATGAACGAGCTTGAGTCGGAAGCCGCCGGCGAAGTGGTGGAAATCCTGGTCGACAACGGCACACCCGTGGAATTCGGCCAAGTGCTGATGCGCGTTAAGCCTGGCTGA
- a CDS encoding AbrB family transcriptional regulator: MPPLATLLIYALAGTAMGLLALRTGIPAAPLAGALLGAGIVSMSGKLEIAAWPSGTRTALEIGIGVVIGTSLTRASLEQLQLLWKPALLITITLVMTGLVIGLWTSRLLGIDPVVALLGAAPGGISGMSLVGTEFGVGAAVAALHAVRLITVLLVLPLVVKLLVPLGLGES, encoded by the coding sequence ATGCCCCCCCTGGCAACGCTTCTGATCTATGCCCTCGCCGGCACCGCCATGGGCTTACTGGCACTGCGCACGGGCATCCCCGCCGCCCCTCTGGCAGGGGCCCTGCTGGGAGCTGGGATCGTCAGCATGAGCGGAAAACTCGAGATCGCAGCCTGGCCCTCAGGGACCCGCACCGCCCTGGAAATCGGGATCGGCGTGGTGATTGGCACCAGCCTCACCCGCGCCTCCCTGGAACAACTTCAACTGCTGTGGAAACCCGCCTTGCTGATCACGATCACGCTGGTGATGACGGGGTTGGTGATCGGACTGTGGACCAGTCGACTGCTGGGGATTGATCCCGTGGTCGCCCTTCTCGGCGCTGCACCCGGGGGCATCAGCGGCATGAGCCTGGTGGGTACTGAGTTCGGCGTCGGTGCAGCCGTGGCAGCCCTTCACGCCGTTCGTCTGATCACCGTTCTGCTGGTGCTGCCCCTGGTGGTCAAGTTGCTGGTGCCTCTCGGCCTCGGGGAATCCTGA
- a CDS encoding DEAD/DEAH box helicase produces the protein MHPFDAVTHAQIGRVRPRGTWKGAKKGWEFPLAAAQVLQDRLGARFPVQDDLARWIDWHRHPLPPLPDHRRLVQLADLEAVLPDGRQPLPHQRSGARWLLARRGAVLGDEMGLGKTLTALLAARALMRAMPLHLMVVAPVGLHGHWRREAEALDVSLTLLSWARLPDDLPPSGSLLLVDEAHYGQSMAAQRTQALLRLARHPRLRAIWLLTGTPMKNGRPDQLYPLLAAIDHPIARDQRAFEESFCQGHWREDGGRRRWQAKGASQLEELRRLTRPLVLHRRKQQVLGLPPKQRRFHPITLAMPEARGLDHRVSQVIDDYRQRVREGLVRSDAEAFAVLTALRRIGAEFKLPEAEQLLQSLRAQQQSVVLFSGFVGPLELLQQRIGGELLTGRLKPGERQAVVDRFQAGDNDLLFATYGAGGLGFTLHRARQVVLLERPWTPGDVDQAEDRCHRLGMDGGLTSHWLQLGVADQLVDGLVASKARQIEVLFGRRRLSLERQPLPAMLRRCLQDS, from the coding sequence ATGCATCCCTTCGATGCGGTGACCCATGCTCAGATTGGCCGCGTGCGTCCCCGGGGGACCTGGAAAGGTGCCAAGAAGGGGTGGGAGTTTCCCCTCGCTGCGGCCCAGGTTTTGCAGGATCGACTGGGAGCCCGCTTTCCGGTGCAGGACGACCTGGCCCGTTGGATCGATTGGCATCGCCATCCGTTGCCGCCCCTGCCGGATCACCGTCGATTAGTGCAGCTTGCGGATTTGGAGGCGGTGCTTCCAGATGGTCGCCAGCCCCTTCCCCATCAACGCTCTGGGGCGCGCTGGTTGTTGGCTCGGCGTGGTGCGGTGCTGGGCGATGAGATGGGGCTGGGCAAGACTCTCACCGCCTTGCTCGCCGCTCGTGCATTGATGCGGGCGATGCCGCTGCACTTGATGGTGGTGGCCCCGGTGGGGCTTCACGGCCATTGGCGACGGGAGGCGGAAGCCCTTGATGTGTCGCTCACCTTGTTGAGCTGGGCGCGTCTTCCCGACGATCTGCCTCCCTCCGGATCGCTGCTGCTGGTGGATGAAGCCCATTACGGCCAGTCGATGGCTGCTCAGCGCACCCAGGCGCTGCTGCGTCTCGCCCGCCACCCCCGTTTGCGGGCCATCTGGCTGCTCACTGGCACGCCGATGAAGAACGGACGGCCTGATCAGCTTTATCCCTTGTTGGCAGCCATTGACCATCCGATCGCTCGAGATCAGCGGGCCTTTGAGGAGTCGTTTTGTCAGGGACATTGGCGGGAGGATGGCGGCCGACGTCGCTGGCAGGCAAAGGGGGCCAGTCAGTTGGAGGAGTTGCGGCGGCTGACCCGTCCCTTGGTGCTGCATCGCCGCAAGCAGCAGGTGCTGGGTCTTCCCCCCAAGCAACGTCGGTTTCATCCCATCACCCTTGCAATGCCTGAGGCGCGAGGTCTCGACCATCGCGTCTCTCAGGTCATCGATGACTACCGCCAGCGCGTGCGTGAGGGTTTGGTGCGCTCGGATGCCGAGGCCTTCGCTGTGCTCACCGCTTTACGGCGGATTGGTGCTGAATTCAAACTGCCGGAGGCGGAACAGTTGCTGCAGAGCCTTCGCGCTCAGCAGCAGTCGGTTGTGTTGTTCAGTGGTTTTGTCGGTCCCCTGGAGTTGTTGCAGCAGCGCATCGGCGGTGAGCTGCTGACAGGTCGTCTGAAGCCGGGGGAACGCCAGGCTGTGGTGGATCGCTTTCAGGCCGGTGACAACGATCTGTTGTTTGCCACCTATGGCGCCGGAGGATTGGGGTTCACCCTGCATCGCGCCCGTCAGGTGGTCTTGCTCGAACGGCCTTGGACCCCTGGTGACGTGGATCAGGCCGAGGATCGTTGCCATCGCCTGGGGATGGATGGCGGCCTCACCAGTCACTGGTTGCAACTGGGTGTGGCAGACCAGTTGGTGGATGGTCTGGTCGCCAGCAAGGCGCGTCAGATCGAGGTGTTGTTCGGTCGCCGTCGCCTGAGTCTTGAGCGTCAGCCCTTGCCGGCCATGCTCCGGCGCTGTTTGCAGGACTCCTGA
- the pdxA gene encoding 4-hydroxythreonine-4-phosphate dehydrogenase PdxA yields the protein MVMVNEPTDANQRLVIALGDPAGIGMEVTLKALGSPDCPGAMQPMLVGCRRTLEATYTQLRQHWDGPLADPAGLEIDDMPLTKPAIPGRPTPDDGAASFAWLTRATEHALAGRARALVTAPIAKHNWHAAGHHYPGQTERLAELGGITQASMLFTAVSPLSGWRLNTLLATTHIPLHTVPSVLNPELLVSKLDTLATFCRRFRQHPRLVVAGLNPHAGENGQLGTDELDWLIPTLDQWARANPDVRVQGPLPPDTCWMSAGQAWAEGADAHSPDGYLALYHDQGLIPVKLLAFDQAVNTSLGLPFLRTSPDHGTGFDIAGQGKARSASMVAALRAAWDLSG from the coding sequence ATGGTCATGGTCAACGAACCCACTGACGCTAATCAGCGCTTAGTGATCGCCCTTGGGGACCCTGCCGGCATCGGCATGGAAGTCACTCTGAAAGCGCTGGGCTCACCCGACTGCCCAGGGGCCATGCAGCCCATGCTGGTGGGCTGCCGCCGGACCCTGGAAGCCACCTACACGCAATTGCGCCAGCACTGGGATGGTCCCCTCGCCGATCCGGCGGGCCTGGAGATCGACGACATGCCGCTGACCAAGCCAGCGATCCCCGGCAGGCCGACGCCCGACGATGGTGCCGCCAGTTTCGCCTGGTTGACCCGAGCCACCGAGCACGCCCTGGCAGGCCGAGCCCGCGCCCTGGTCACCGCACCCATCGCCAAACACAACTGGCACGCTGCAGGTCACCACTACCCCGGCCAGACAGAGCGCCTGGCCGAACTGGGGGGCATCACCCAAGCCTCGATGCTGTTCACCGCGGTCTCACCCCTCAGCGGCTGGCGGCTCAACACCCTGCTGGCCACCACCCACATCCCACTGCACACCGTGCCCTCCGTCCTGAACCCTGAGCTACTGGTGAGCAAACTCGACACCCTGGCCACGTTCTGCCGGAGGTTTCGCCAGCACCCCCGACTGGTTGTGGCCGGACTGAATCCCCATGCAGGCGAAAACGGTCAGCTGGGCACCGACGAGCTCGATTGGCTGATTCCCACGCTGGATCAGTGGGCAAGGGCCAACCCTGACGTCAGGGTGCAGGGTCCCCTTCCTCCGGACACCTGTTGGATGAGTGCTGGACAGGCCTGGGCTGAGGGTGCCGATGCGCACAGTCCCGACGGGTATCTGGCTCTGTATCACGACCAGGGCTTGATTCCCGTGAAACTGCTGGCCTTCGATCAAGCGGTCAACACGAGTCTGGGCTTGCCATTTCTACGCACATCTCCAGACCACGGAACCGGTTTTGACATTGCCGGGCAAGGCAAAGCCCGGAGCGCCAGCATGGTGGCCGCACTCCGGGCTGCATGGGATCTCAGTGGCTAA
- the gap gene encoding type I glyceraldehyde-3-phosphate dehydrogenase, protein MTLRVAINGFGRIGRNVMRGWISRGADTGIEIVGVNATSDPKTSAHLLTYDSILGKLDPSVKIETTDDSMIVNGKQVKFFSDRNPLNCPWKDWGVDLVLESTGVFNTDEKASMHIQAGAKKVILTAPGKGPKVGTFVVGVNEDQYRHEDWDILSNASCTTNCLAPLVKVIDQSIGINRGLMTTIHSYTGDQRILDNNHRDLRRARAAAVNMVPTSTGAAQAVALVYPAVKGKFTGIAMRVPTPNVSAVDLVFESSRASSVDEIKSIIKGAADGAMSKIIKYGDLPLVSSDYAGTNQSTIFDADLTLSMGDNFFKIVAWYDNEWGYSQRVVDLAEVVARNWK, encoded by the coding sequence ATGACCCTGCGCGTTGCGATCAATGGATTCGGCCGGATCGGTCGCAATGTGATGCGGGGTTGGATCAGCCGTGGCGCTGACACCGGCATCGAGATCGTGGGCGTGAATGCCACGTCTGATCCGAAGACCAGCGCTCACCTGCTCACCTACGACTCCATTCTGGGCAAGCTTGACCCCAGCGTGAAGATCGAGACCACTGACGACTCAATGATCGTCAATGGCAAGCAGGTCAAGTTCTTCTCGGACCGCAACCCTCTCAACTGCCCCTGGAAAGACTGGGGTGTTGACCTGGTCCTCGAGTCCACCGGTGTGTTCAACACCGATGAGAAGGCCAGCATGCACATTCAGGCTGGCGCTAAGAAGGTGATCCTCACCGCTCCTGGTAAGGGACCCAAGGTGGGCACCTTTGTGGTGGGCGTGAATGAAGACCAGTACCGCCACGAAGACTGGGACATCCTCAGCAACGCCAGCTGCACCACCAACTGCCTCGCTCCGTTGGTCAAGGTGATCGATCAGTCGATCGGCATCAACCGTGGTCTGATGACCACCATTCACAGCTACACCGGCGACCAGCGCATCCTGGACAACAACCACCGCGACCTGCGCCGCGCCCGCGCTGCAGCCGTGAACATGGTTCCCACCTCCACCGGTGCTGCCCAGGCCGTGGCTCTTGTTTACCCCGCAGTGAAGGGCAAGTTCACCGGTATCGCCATGCGCGTTCCTACTCCGAACGTGTCCGCTGTCGACCTGGTGTTTGAATCGTCCCGCGCTTCTTCCGTCGACGAGATCAAGTCGATCATCAAGGGCGCTGCTGATGGCGCCATGAGCAAGATCATCAAGTACGGCGATCTGCCCCTGGTGTCCAGCGACTACGCCGGTACCAACCAGTCGACCATCTTCGATGCCGACCTGACCCTCTCCATGGGCGACAACTTCTTCAAGATCGTTGCCTGGTACGACAACGAGTGGGGCTACAGCCAGCGCGTTGTGGATCTGGCCGAAGTGGTGGCTCGTAACTGGAAGTGA